One window from the genome of Magnolia sinica isolate HGM2019 chromosome 4, MsV1, whole genome shotgun sequence encodes:
- the LOC131243474 gene encoding snakin-2 isoform X2, protein MAFSRAIVAFLLLTLFSLSLVQARHGFESHSLMASGAERNLLQRIDCGTACGVRCSLSSRPRLCKRACGTCCGRCNCVPPGTSGNHEKCPCYANLTTRGNKRKCP, encoded by the exons ATGGCTTTCTCGAGAGCGATTGTAGCTTTCCTTCTGCTAACTCTGTTTTCTCTGAGTCTTGTACAAGCACGTCATGGGTTCGAATCCCACTCG TTGATGGCTAGTGGGGCAGAGAGGAACCTCCTCCAGCGGATAG ATTGTGGGACAGCATGTGGTGTGAGGTGCAGTTTGTCATCGAGGCCGAGGCTTTGCAAGAGGGCATGTGGTACATGCTGTGGGAGGTGCAACTGTGTGCCACCAGGCACGTCGGGCAACCATGAGAAGTGTCCCTGCTACGCCAACCTCACCACTCGTGGCAACAAACGCAAATGTCCTTGA